The Euzebya rosea region AGGAGTCGCCGGTCAGGTTCCACCCGTCGCGGACGTAGCCGGCCTGCCGGTCGTCGGCCAGGTACCGGCACCCGGTCGGCCCTCGCACCGCGAGCCGACCGACCTCACCCGGTGGCAGCTCCACCATGTCGTCGTCCACGACCTTGGCCTCGTACCCCCGCACCGGTCGTCCGGTGCAGGCGGGGGTGGCGTCGTCCAGCCGGTTGGAGACGAAGATGTGCAACATCTCGGTGGTGCCGATGCCGTCGAGGAGCGGCTTGCCGGTTCGCTGCACCCACTCCTCGAACACGGGTGAGGGGAGGGTCTCGCCAGCCGACACCGCGCACCGCAGCGACGACAGGTCCGCCCCCTCCTCCATCGCCCGCAGCATCACCCGGTAGGCCGTCGGGGCGGTGAAGGAGATCGTCGCGCCGTACGTCTCGATGATCTCGATCATGTTGGGCGGGGCGGCGTTCTCCAGCAGCGTCGCGGTCGCCCCGAAGCGCAGCGGGAAGATGGCCAACCCCCCGAGGCCGAAGGTGAACGCCAGCGGCGGCGACCCGACGAAGACGTCCTCGGGTGTCACCTGCAGGACCTCGGCGGCGTAGCCGTCGGCGATGGCCAGCAGGTCGCGATGGAAGTGCATCGTGGCCTTCGGCGTGCCGGTCGTGCCCGACGTGAAGCCGAGCAACGCCACGTCGTCACGGCCGGTCCGGACCGACTGGTACCGCACGTCCTTGCCGAGGGCGATGCGGTCCAGCTCGGCATCGTGGTTGGCCGTCCCGTCGAAGCCGATGACCTTGCGCAGGTAGCGGCTGTCCTTCGCGCAGGCGGTCAGCTCGTCCATCATCCGCGTGTCGCACAGGGCGAAGGCGATCTCGGCCTTGTCCACGATCGCGGTCAGCTCGGTGGCGCGCAGCAGCGGCATGGTGTTGACGGCGACCGCGCCGGCCTTGGTGACGGCCAGCCAGCAGGCCACCATCGCCGGGTTGTTGGCCGAGCGCAGCAGCACCCGGTTGCCGGGCTGGACGCCGTAGTCCTCGACCAGGGCGTGGGCCAGCCGGTTCGTCCAGTCCGACAGCTCCTTGTAGGTGCGGCGGCGGCCGTTGCCGATCAGGGCGGTGTGGTCACCGAAGCCACGCTCGACCATGCGGTCGGTGAGCTCGACGGCCGCGTTGAGGTGCTCGGGGTAGTCCAGGTGGTCCAGCAGGAAGTCCGGCCACTGGTCGGGCGGTGGCAGGTTGTCCCGTGTGAACGTGTCGACGTGTGCGGTGGCTCCGAGCATCCCTCACCCTCCTGCCAGGACCTGCCTGGCGATGACGACCTTCTGGACATCGCTTGCACCCTCGTAGATCCGCAGCGCGCGGATCTCGCGGTAGAGGTGTTCCACGACCGACCCGACGCGGACGCCGTCGCCGCCGTGCAGCTGGACGGCGGCGTCGATGACCTTCTGGGCCTCGTCGGTGGCGAACAGCTTGGCCATGGCGGCCTCCCGGGTGACCCGGGCGGCGCCGGAGTCCTTGGTCCAGGCAGCGCGGTAGACCAGCAACGCGGCGGCGTCGACGGACAGGGCCATGTCGGCGAGGTGTCCCTGGACCATCTGCAGGTCGGACAGCGGCGCCCCGAACAGCACCCGGTCCCCGGCCCGGGTCACCGACTCCTCGAGCGCACGTCGGGCGAACCCGAGCGCGGCCGCACCGACGCTGGAGCGGAACACGTCCAGCACCGACATGGCGATGCGGAAGCCACCGCCGGCGTCGCCGATCAGCGCGTCGGCGGGCACGACGACACCGTCGAACCGCAGGCGGGCGAGGGGATGGGGCGCCATCGTCTCGAGACGTTCCACGACCTCAAGCCCCTCGACGTCGTCGGGCACGACGAAGGCCGACAGGCCACGGGCTCCCGGTGCCTCGCCGGTCCGGGCGAAGACGACGTGGAGGTCGGCGATGCCCCCGTTGGAGATCCAGGTCTTCTCCCCGTCCAGCCGCCAGCCGTCGGGGGTCCGTGTGGCCGTCGTCTCGATGCCGGCGACGTCGGAGCCCGACCGGGGTTCGCTGAGCGCGAACGCCGCGATGGCGCGCCCCGCCCGGGTCTCGTCCAGCCATGCGCGCTGGGCCCCCGTGCCGAACAGCGTGATGGCCCCCGCGCCCAACCCCTGCATGGCGAACGCGAAGTCGGCGAGCCCGTCGTGGCGGGCCAACGTCTCGCGGATCAGGCAGAGCGTGCGCACGTCGAGGCGTCCGTCGGCGTCGGCGGCGGTGTGGCTCAGCCAGCCGTCGTCGCCGAGGCGGCGGACCAGGTCACGGCACGCGGCGTCGACGTCGGTGTGGTCGACCGGCAGGGTGGCGGCACACCACCCCTCCAGCCGAGCGGCCAGCTCGCGGTGGTGGTCGTCGAAGAACGGCCAGGACAGGAACGTCGTGTCGGCCATCGCGGATCAGTTCCCCTCGAAGACGGGGCGCTGCTTGTCGACGAACGCGTGGTAGGCCCGCTCGAAGTCGCGGGTCTGCATGCAGATGGCCTGCGCCTGCGCCTCGGCCTCGATGGCCTGCTCCAGCCCCATCGACCATTCCTGGTTCAGCTGGGTCTTGGTGATGCCGTGGGCGAACGTCGGGCCGGCCGCGAGCCCACTGGCAAGCTCCATGGCTGCGCCGTCGAGCTGGTCGGCGTCCACGAGCCGGTTCCAGAACCCCCATCGTTCGCCCTCGTCCGCGGTCATCGTGCGGCCGGTGTACAGCAGCTCGGCGGCGCGGCCCTGGCCGATGATCCGGGGGAGGATGGCGCAGGCGCCCATGTCACAGCCGGCCAGGCCGACCCTGGTGAACAGGAACGCCGTGCGGGCCGCGGGGGTTGCCAGCCGCATGTCGGCGGCCATCGCGAGGATCGCGCCGGCGCCGACGCACGTCCCGTCGACGGCAGCGATGACCGGCTTGCCGCAGCCGATGATGGCCTTGACGAGGTCGCCGGTCATGCGGGTGAACGCCAGCAGTCCGGCCATGTCCATGCCCACGAGCGGGCCGATGATGTCGTGCACGTCCCCGCCGGAGCAGAAGTTGGCGCCGTTGGAGGCCAGGACGACGACGTCGATGTCGGTGGCGTAGACGAGGTCGCGGAAGGTGTCGCGCAGCTCGGCGTAGCTGTCGAAGGTCAGGGGGTTCTTGCGTTCCGGACGGTCGAGCCGGATCACGGCGACGCGCCCGTCGACGTCCCACAGGAAGTGCTCGGGGGCGAGGTCGGCCATCTGCATCAGCGGGACTCCTTGTCGTGCAACAGCTTCTCGAGCGCCGCGATCATCACGGCCACCTCGTCGGTGGAGAGGTCCTCGAAGATCTCGTCGATCCACTCGCGGTGGGTGGGCGCCTGCGCCTCGAACGTGGCCCGCCCGGCGTCGGTCAGGTGGACCCGTGTGGCGCGGCGGTCCCCCTCGATGGCCGCGCGGGCCACGAGGCCGTCGGCGGCAAGGCGGTCGACGAGGCCGGTGACGTTGCCGTTGGAGACCATCAGCCGCTTGGACAGCTCGGTCATGCGCATCCCGTCGGGTTCGCGGTGGAGGGCGGCCAGGACGTCGAACCGCGGCAGGGTCGTGTCGTGGGCGTCCCGGAGCCGTTCGCGGAGGTCGGACTCGACCCGTCGGGTGGCGCGGAGCATGCGGAGCCACAGCCGTACCCGCTGGGTGTCCGACGGGGGTGGCGTGTCGGCGCTGGGCCAGGTGCCGGTCATGTCTCGCCCCCGTCGACGGCGATCGCCTGTCCGGTGACCATGTCCGAGCCCGGGCCGCACAGCCACAGCGCCGTGGCCGCGACCTCCTCGGGACGCACGAGCCGTCCGGTCGGGTTGCCCTGCAGCAGCCCGGCGAGGGCATCGTCGGTGGAGCGGCCCGTCGCCTCGGTGATGCGGTCGAGGCTTCGTTCGACCAGCGGCGTGTCGGTGTAGCCGGGACAGATCGCGTTGACGGTGACGCCGCTGCCGGCCACCTCCTTGGCCAGCGCACGCACCAGGCCGACCGTCCCGTGCTTGGCGGCGCAGTACGCGGCGACGTAGGGGTAGCCGACCAGCCCGGCAGTGGAGGCGATCGCGAGCAGTCGTCCCCAGCCCGTCGACGGCTGGCGGAGGGCCTCGCGGAGGGTCAGGAACGTGCCGGTCAGGTTGACCTCGATCAGCCGGTCCCACCGGTCGAGGCTGGTCCGGGTCGCCGGGGCGCTCTCGACCGCGCCGGCGTTGGCGACGACGATGTCGAAGGGGCCGCGGTCGGCGAACAGCGTGGTGACGGCGTGTTCGTCGGTCACGTCCAGCGTGGCTGCCGTGATCGCGTCGGTTCCCTCGGCCACGTCCGCGAGGGGGTCGGGACGGCGTCCGGCGACGGTGACGACCGCCCCGGCCCCGGCGAAGGTCCGTGCGATGGCGGCACCGATGCCGGTCCCGCCGCCGGTCACCAGGACCGTCCGTCCGTCGAGGGTGCCCGTCGTGGTGGCTGCCGGCGAAGGAGCGCCCATCAGCGTGCACCCATCAGACAGTCGTCCCGAGGGTCTCGCCACGTTCGGCCAGCCGGTACAGCTGGTCGCGGCCGGGCAGGTAGGGCAACGGCCATGTGACGCCCCGGTCGCCCAGCCGGGCGGCGGCGTGAAGCGTCCAGTACGGGTCGGCCAGGTGGGGCCTCGCGAGGCAGACCAGGTCGGCACGGCCGGCCATGAGGATGGAGTTGACGTGGTCGGGTTCGTAGATGTTGCCGACGGCCATCGTGGGCATGCCCGTCTCGTTGCGGATGCGGTCGGAGAACGGCGTCTGGAACATGCGGCCGTACACGGGGCTCGCGTCGGTCGAGGTCTGCCCGGCCGAGACGTTGACGATGTCGACCCCGGCCTGCTGGAGGGCCCGGGCGACCTGCACGGCGTCCTCGGGGGTGATGCCGTCCTCCCCCACCCAGTCGTTGGCCGAGATGCGGACCGAGATCGGTCGGTCGTCGGGCCAGGCGGCACGGACCGCGTGGAAGACCTCCAGCGGGAACCGCATCCGGTTGTCCAGCGACCCGCCGTAGGCGTCGGTGCGTCGGTTGGTGACCGGGGTGATGAAGCTGCTCAGCAGGTAGCCGTGGGCCATGTGCAGCTCGACCATGTCGAACCCGCAGCGCAGCGCCATCTCGGTGGCGGCGACGAACTGGTCGCGGACCAGGTCCATGTCGTCGCGGTCCATGGCCTTCGGGACGTCGTTGGCGTTCGACCACGGCACCGCCGAGGCGGCCATCAGCGGCCAGGTGTCGACGGGCAGCGGGGCGTCGGCGTCCTCCCAGCCGAGCTGGGTGGCGCCCTTGGCGCCCGAGTGGCCGATCTGCGCGGCGATCATGGCGGGGCTCTCGGCGTGGACGAAGTCGACGATCCGGCGCCACGCTGCCTCGTGCTCGGGGGCGTAGAACCCGGCGCAGCCGGGGGTGATCCGCCCCTCGGGGCTGACGCAGGTCATCTCGGTCATGACCAGCCCGGCACCGCCCTTGGCCCGCTCGCCGTAGTGGACCAGGTGCCAGTCGGTCGGGCAGCCGTCGACGGCCCGGTACTGCGCCATCGGCGAGACGACGACGCGGTTGACCAACGCCATGTCCCGCAGCCGGTAGGGCGCGAACATCGGCGGTCGATCGAGGGCCGACTCGTCGGCGTCGGCCCGGCGCTGGAACCAGGCCTCGGCCCTGCCCAGCCAGCCGGGGTCGCGCAGCCGCAGGTTCTCGTGGCTGATCCGCTGGGAGCGGGTCAGCAGGGAGTAGGTGAACTGGATCGGGTCGAGGTGCAGGTAGCGCTCGACGTCCTC contains the following coding sequences:
- a CDS encoding AMP-binding protein yields the protein MLGATAHVDTFTRDNLPPPDQWPDFLLDHLDYPEHLNAAVELTDRMVERGFGDHTALIGNGRRRTYKELSDWTNRLAHALVEDYGVQPGNRVLLRSANNPAMVACWLAVTKAGAVAVNTMPLLRATELTAIVDKAEIAFALCDTRMMDELTACAKDSRYLRKVIGFDGTANHDAELDRIALGKDVRYQSVRTGRDDVALLGFTSGTTGTPKATMHFHRDLLAIADGYAAEVLQVTPEDVFVGSPPLAFTFGLGGLAIFPLRFGATATLLENAAPPNMIEIIETYGATISFTAPTAYRVMLRAMEEGADLSSLRCAVSAGETLPSPVFEEWVQRTGKPLLDGIGTTEMLHIFVSNRLDDATPACTGRPVRGYEAKVVDDDMVELPPGEVGRLAVRGPTGCRYLADDRQAGYVRDGWNLTGDSFSVDEEGRFHFAARNDDMIISAGYNIAGPEVEAALLGHPDVAECAVVGVPDEDRGHIVQAHVVLAEGVAGGDACVLRLQEHVKATIAPYKYPRSVTFHDALPKTQTGKIQRFRLRGETR
- a CDS encoding acyl-CoA dehydrogenase family protein, producing the protein MADTTFLSWPFFDDHHRELAARLEGWCAATLPVDHTDVDAACRDLVRRLGDDGWLSHTAADADGRLDVRTLCLIRETLARHDGLADFAFAMQGLGAGAITLFGTGAQRAWLDETRAGRAIAAFALSEPRSGSDVAGIETTATRTPDGWRLDGEKTWISNGGIADLHVVFARTGEAPGARGLSAFVVPDDVEGLEVVERLETMAPHPLARLRFDGVVVPADALIGDAGGGFRIAMSVLDVFRSSVGAAALGFARRALEESVTRAGDRVLFGAPLSDLQMVQGHLADMALSVDAAALLVYRAAWTKDSGAARVTREAAMAKLFATDEAQKVIDAAVQLHGGDGVRVGSVVEHLYREIRALRIYEGASDVQKVVIARQVLAGG
- a CDS encoding enoyl-CoA hydratase family protein encodes the protein MADLAPEHFLWDVDGRVAVIRLDRPERKNPLTFDSYAELRDTFRDLVYATDIDVVVLASNGANFCSGGDVHDIIGPLVGMDMAGLLAFTRMTGDLVKAIIGCGKPVIAAVDGTCVGAGAILAMAADMRLATPAARTAFLFTRVGLAGCDMGACAILPRIIGQGRAAELLYTGRTMTADEGERWGFWNRLVDADQLDGAAMELASGLAAGPTFAHGITKTQLNQEWSMGLEQAIEAEAQAQAICMQTRDFERAYHAFVDKQRPVFEGN
- a CDS encoding MarR family winged helix-turn-helix transcriptional regulator → MTGTWPSADTPPPSDTQRVRLWLRMLRATRRVESDLRERLRDAHDTTLPRFDVLAALHREPDGMRMTELSKRLMVSNGNVTGLVDRLAADGLVARAAIEGDRRATRVHLTDAGRATFEAQAPTHREWIDEIFEDLSTDEVAVMIAALEKLLHDKESR
- a CDS encoding SDR family NAD(P)-dependent oxidoreductase, which gives rise to MGAPSPAATTTGTLDGRTVLVTGGGTGIGAAIARTFAGAGAVVTVAGRRPDPLADVAEGTDAITAATLDVTDEHAVTTLFADRGPFDIVVANAGAVESAPATRTSLDRWDRLIEVNLTGTFLTLREALRQPSTGWGRLLAIASTAGLVGYPYVAAYCAAKHGTVGLVRALAKEVAGSGVTVNAICPGYTDTPLVERSLDRITEATGRSTDDALAGLLQGNPTGRLVRPEEVAATALWLCGPGSDMVTGQAIAVDGGET
- a CDS encoding bifunctional salicylyl-CoA 5-hydroxylase/oxidoreductase; amino-acid sequence: MRIACLGGGPAGLYFAISAKLRDPDHEVVVLERNRADDAFGWGVVLSVETLDNLTANDPISAAAIRSHFAYWDDIAVHHRGTRTLSTGHGFCGIGRRKLLEILQDRARELGVDLRFECEVTDPAPLMADHDLVVAADGVNSRARTAFAEVFQPDIDVRACKFVWLGTRQTFDDAFTFVFTETPHGWVWAHAYQFDADTATFIVECSEDTWRRFGFDEMTQAESIATCEAIFADHLDGHSLLSNVRHPRGSAWINFQRVLCGSWSHRNLVLMGDAAATAHFSIGSGTKLALESAVALADYLHDEPDMDAAFRRYEDERRTEVLRLQSAARNSTEWFEDVERYLHLDPIQFTYSLLTRSQRISHENLRLRDPGWLGRAEAWFQRRADADESALDRPPMFAPYRLRDMALVNRVVVSPMAQYRAVDGCPTDWHLVHYGERAKGGAGLVMTEMTCVSPEGRITPGCAGFYAPEHEAAWRRIVDFVHAESPAMIAAQIGHSGAKGATQLGWEDADAPLPVDTWPLMAASAVPWSNANDVPKAMDRDDMDLVRDQFVAATEMALRCGFDMVELHMAHGYLLSSFITPVTNRRTDAYGGSLDNRMRFPLEVFHAVRAAWPDDRPISVRISANDWVGEDGITPEDAVQVARALQQAGVDIVNVSAGQTSTDASPVYGRMFQTPFSDRIRNETGMPTMAVGNIYEPDHVNSILMAGRADLVCLARPHLADPYWTLHAAARLGDRGVTWPLPYLPGRDQLYRLAERGETLGTTV